The genomic window CAGGATCTCCCGGGTCGCGGCGATGCCGTCCATCCGGGGCATGCGCACGTCCATGAGGATCACGTCCGGGCACTGCTCCGGCGCCGCGGTGCGCACGGCCTCCACGGCGGCCACGCCGTCGTCCAGGTCACCCACCACGGTGAGGTCCGGCTGCGAGTCCACGAGCATGCGGAAGCCGCCGCGCACGAGCGGCTGGTCGTCCACGATGAGCACGCGCACGGGTGCGGCGCCCAGAGTCTCTGCCATCATGTCTCCTCCCCCGGCAGGGTAGCGCGGACCACGAACACGTCCGTGCGCTCGGGGTGCGGGCCCGCGCTCAGGGTGCCCCCGTAGAGGCCCACGCGTTCGCGCAGCCCCTGCAGCCCGAAGCCCCCGCCGGGCGCGCGCGTGACGGCCCCGGCGCCGTCGTTGATGATCTCCACCGCGGAGCCGGTGTCCCGGTGCTCCAGCACGATCCGCACGCTCGTGGCCTGCCACGCGTGCTTGAGGGCGTTGGTCAGGGTCTCCTGGACCACGCGGTACAGGGTCAGCTGCGCGCCCGGGGACAGGTGCGCGTCCCCGCTGACCAGGTACTCCACGGGCAGCCCGGCCGCGCGCACGGACGCCACGAGGTGCTCGATCTGCTCGAGCTGCGGCACGGGTGCGGTGCCCGTCCCGTCCTCGGTGCGCAGCACGCCCAGCAGCTTGCGCATCTCCGCGAGGGAGCCGCGCGCGGTCTCCGCGATGGTCCCCAGGGTCTCCACGGCCACCTCGGGGGTCGACGACGCCGCGTAGCGCGCCCCGTCCGCCTGCGCGATCACCACGGACAGCGAGTGCGCCACCACGTCGTGCATCTCCCGCGCGATCCGCGCCCGCTCGTCCTGGGCGGCCAGGCGCACCTCCTGCTCGCGCTCCACCTCCAGGCGCCGCGCGCGGTCCTCGAGCTGCTCCCGACGACGACGCCGCCCGCGCGCCAGATCCCCCGCCAGGAACGCGACCGTGACGATCGCCGCGGTGACCACCGTGAACATGGTGCCCGCGAGCGCCCACTCCAGCGTGGAGTAGCCGTCGAACATGAACAGGAACCAGTGGTTGCTGCGCACCCCCAGCACCACGCTGCCCAGCAGCGCCGCCGCGTACACGCGCCGCCCGGCGGGGGTGGGCGAGAGCTTCGCCGCGGTGTAGACCACGCACGGCACGGCCCACAGGCACAGCCCGATGGGTGCCACGTTGAGCACCAGCAGGCCCAGCAGGCTCAGGGCGCCCACGCAGTACGCCGTGGCCACGGGGTTGACCCGACGGAAGAACAGCGGGATCCAGCACGCGAGCGTGAACCACCACGTCCGCGTGTCTCCCAGTGACAACGCGGAGAAGAACGCCGTGACCACTCCGCCCAGGACCATGAGCACGGCGTTGCTCTGGTGGGGGTGGTCCTCCACCCAGCGGGCGAGTCTGATGTGTGCAGCCATGACGGGGGAAGCCTATCCGCCGGGGGCGGCCGGGCACGTCATCCCGCGGGACGAGAAACGCCCCGCGCTCCAGCCCCTGCCGGGGAGGAACGCGGGGCGTCCACGGTGGGCCGGTCGCGCGGCGCGCGGCGGGGCGCTCGGAGCAGTGCCGACGAGGCGCTGCAGCGGCCGCGCCTCAACCGGTCAGTTGAACCACTGGGTGGGCGGGCCCGCCGTGAGCAGCGCGGCGAAGAGCAGCACCACGAACACCAGCAGCGCCAGCCCGGAGAGCACCGGCCACCGCAGGATCACCGCGAGCAGCTTCTCGGCGGGCGTGCGCGCGGGTTCGCGCCCGGTCACGTCTCCCGCCACGGGGGCCGACGCCGCCGTGGCCGCGGTTCCCTCCGGGGAGCCGGACCCGGCCCCGCGCTGCGGCGAGGTGGCGGAGGAAGCCGGCCGTGCGGCGTCGTCGTGCGCGGTGGAACGGCCCGCGGGGGCCACGCGCCACGAGTCGGCGAGCAGGCCGCGGCGCTCCACGTGGCGCTCGAAGGGCACCGTGGCGAACGGGACGATCGACAGCAGCAGCCCCACCACACCGGTGGACGCGGGCCAGCGGCGGTCCGTCCAGACCACCACGGTGGCCACGCAGTAGCTCAGGAACACGAAGCCGTGGATCCCGCCGCCCACGCGCACGGGCAGGTCCCCGGCGTGGAGGACGTACTTGGCGAGCATGCCCAGGATCAGCAGCGCCCAGGTGACGGCCTCGGCGGTGGCGGCGGTGCGGTACAGCTTCCGGGGGCTCATGCGGCGTCCTCCTGATCGGGTTTGCTGGTGGCGTCGCGGACCTCGCCCACGAGCTCCTCCAGAACGTCCTCGAGCGCGACGATGTACACGGACTCGTCCGAGGTGCGGGAATCGCGGGCCACCTCGCCCACGAGGGCGAAGTGCGCGCCCTTGGCCTGCATGGTGCGGGTGACCTTGCGCAGCTTGTCCCCCGGGGCCACGCGCGCGAAGCGGCGCACGATCGCCGGGGGGATGGGCCGCTCGCGGGCGGTCTCGGGCAGGCCCAGCACGTCCTTGGCGTGGATGTAGCCCGCAAGCCGCTCGTCCGCGTCCCGCACGGGGAAGCGCGAGTAGCCGGTCTCCGCGCACAGCAGCTCCACGCCGGAGACCGTGATGTCCGAGGGCACGGTGCGCATGCCGGTCAGCGGCAGCGCGACGTCCGCCGCGGTCTTGTTCTCGAAGTTCAGGGCGCCGGTGAGCAGCCGGATCTCGTCGTTGTCCAGCAGACCCTCGCGCCCGGACTCGGCCACGAAGCCGCGGACGTCGTCCGAGGTGAACGCGGAGGCCACCTCGTCCTTGGGCTCCACCCGGAACAGCCAGCGCACCAGCTGGTTGGCGGTGGCGTTCATGATCCAGATGAACGGGCGGAACACCACCACGAACCCGTGCAGCACGGGACCCAGCACCTGTGCGACCCGGCTGGGCACCGCGATCGCGATGTTCTTGGGCACCATCTCGCCCAGGATCATGTGCAGGAACGTGACGATCAGCAGCGCGATCACCAGGGCGATCGGGTGCATGAGCGCCTCGGGCACGCCCAGCCAGTGCATGGGCACCTCGATCAGGTGTGCGATCGCGGGCTCACCCGCGGCACCGATCAGCAGCGAGCACGCGGTGATGCCCAGCTGCGTGGCGGCCAGGGACGTGGAGACGTTCTCGATGCCCTTGAGGGCGTACTTCGCGGAGCTCGAACCCTCTGCGGCCAGGGGTTCCAGCTGGTCCCGGCGGGCGGAGACCACCGCGAACTCGCTCGCCACGAAGAACGCGTTGCCGGCCAGCAGCAGGACCAGGATGATGATCGCGGTGCTCGTGGTCATCGCTGCTCCTCGTTCGGGTCTTCCTGGGACACGTCCTCGTCACGGTGGAAGCCGGGGGCTCCCCGGTTCTCGCCCTGGGACGCGCGGAACTCCTCTGCGGTCTCCGGCTCCCGGCCGTCCCCGCCCAGCGGATCGGGGCGCCCCGGGGGCTGCCACGCGGTGGACGTGGTGGAGCCGCCGCGCTCGTCGGGGTTGCCGCCCACGCGGTGCACCAGGATCCGGTCCACCCGGTGCTGGTCCATGCGCATCACGTCCAGGCGGATCTCCGCCTTGGTGGGCAGGTCGTCCTCGTCCCGGTGGTAGTGGTCCACGGCCTCCACGGTGAGGGTGTCCCCCACGCGCGGCAGCCGGTCCAGCTCCTCTGCCATCAGGCCGCCCAGGGTGTCGGACTCCTCGCCCTCGGGCATGTCCACGCGCAGCACGTCGCCCAGCTCGTCCGGGCGCAGCAGGCCCGAGACCACCAGGCCGCCGTCCCGGGTGCGGCGGAAGCGCTGCACGCGGGTGTCCTGCTCATCGTCGATCTCGCCCACGATCTCCTCGATGAGGTCCTCCAGGGTGACGATCCCGGCGGTGCCGCCGTACTCGTCCACCACCACGGCCATCTGCAGGCCCTTCACGCGCAGCTGGCGCATCAGGGGGTCCAGGGTCATGGACTCGGAGACCACGTCCGCGGGCACGCACACGTCGCTCACGCGCACCACGGCGCGCTCGTCGAACGGCACGGCCAGGGCGTGGGTGTAGTGCACCACGCCCACGATGTCGTCCACGGACTCCCCCGTAACGGGGAAGCGGGAGTGCCCGGTCTCGGAGGCCGTGAGCAGCATGTGCTCCACGGTGTCGTCCGCGTCCAGGAAGGTCACGCGGGGCCGGGGGCGCATCACGTCTGCGGCGGTGCGGTCCCCGAACTCGATCGAGCGGGCCACGAGCTCCGCGGTGCCCGCGTCCAGGGTGCCCTCGCGCCCGGAGCGGCTCACCACGGAGGCAAGCTCCTCCGCAGTGCGGGCGTTGGCCACGTCCTCGGTGGGCGTGAAGCCGAGCATGCGCAGCACCGCGTTGGCGGAGCTGTTGAGCAGGGACACGAGCCAGCCGAAGACCACCATGAACAGCTTCTGGGGCAGCACCACCACGCGGGTGACCCGCATGGGGTCCGCGATCGCCCAGTTCTTGGGCACCAGCTCGCTGAACACCATCTGCGTGAAGGTGGCCACGATGAAGGCGGCGGTGGTCGCGATGCCCACCGCGGCGGCGTCGGGAACCCCCGCCCACCCGAGGCCCTCGCTGAACAGTTCACCCAGGCTGGGCCCGGTGAGGAAGCCCGCCATGAGGCTCGTGACGGTGATGCCCAGCTGGGCACCGGAAAGGTTGGTGGAGGTCTTCTTCAGACTCTGCTCGATGGTCCCGGCCAGTTTGTCGCCGGACTGCTGGGCGCGCTGGACCGCTTGGCGGTCCACGGTGAGGAACGCGAACTCCACGGCCACGAACAGGGCGTTGGCCAGCACCAGGAAGATGAAGACGAGCAGAAGGAGCCAGGCTGTCAGCACCAGCTCACCTCGTGGTGCGACGTGAGCGCGCGCGGGGGCAACGGGGATCCGGTCGAACGGGAATCAGGGGAGCAGCGGAGCTGCGCCGGACTGTCCGACTCCTTGTCATCGGCCGAGACGAGCGCACCGAGGTGCGCCGGGGGCCGGTTGTGTTGAGATGTCACGGAACAAGAATACCGAATCTGCACCCCCGGCCCGCGGCTTGTGTCAGTCCGTGCGACCCAGGATGTGCTGGGCGCAGCTGCGGAGGTCCTCGGTGCGGAAGCGGTAGCCGCTGGCCAGCAGCTTGGACACGTCCACGCGCTGGCTCGCGGCCACGAGCTCCTCGGTGGCCTGGGTGCCCAGCAGGGCCTTGGGCCCGGCCAGGGGCGTGGGGACCACTGCGGGCCGGTGCAGCACCCCGGCCACGGTCTTCGCGAACTGCTTCTGGCGCACGGGCTGCGGCGCGGCCACGTTGAACGGGCCCTCAGCGTCCTCGCTGAGCGCCAGGTGCGCCACCGCGCCGGCCATGTCGTCCAGTCCGATCCAGCTCTGCCACTGCTGCCCCCCGCCCAGAGGCCCGGACAGTCCCGCCTCCATGAGCGGCAGCTGGGGCTTGAGCAGCCCGCCCGTGGGCGAGAGCACCAGCCCGGTGCGGATGTTGACCACGCGCATGCCGTAGGCGGTGGCCCCGTGGGCGGCGCGCTCCCACGCACGGCACACCTCGGCCAGGAAGCCGTCCCCGGAGGGCGAGTCCTCCGTGAGGACCTCGTCCCCGCGGCCAGTTCCGTAGTAGCCCACGGCGGAGGAGACCACCAGGGCCCTGGGGCGCTTCTCCGCGGGCACCTGACCCAGGGCGCGCACCAGCAGCTCGGTGCTATCCACTCGGGAGTTCATGATCTTCTTCTTGTTCTCCGCGGTGAAGCGGGTGGCGATGGACGCCCCGCCCAGGTGGACCACCACGTCCACACCCTCGAGGTCGTGCGGGTTCAGCACGCCCTTGTCCGGGTCCCAGCCGATCACGCCGTCCCCGGTGGACGCGCCGCGCTTCATGCGGATCACGGTGTGCCCGCCGGTCTCCAGCAGCGCGCACACCTGCGTGCCCACCAGACCGGACGAGCCGGCCACCGCAATGGTGAGCCGGGGTCCGTCGTGCTGGTCGTGGAACGCGAGGTCCGCCTTCAGCTGCCGCTCCCGGTAGGCGAAGATCCGGTTGAGCTGCGGGGTCATCACGCGCTCCCCCACGTCGTTGAGCCTGCCCGCCCACTGCGGCAGCGGCCGCACGGTGACCCGGTCCTGGATGAGCGTGCCGCCAGCCTCCGTCTCTTCGAAGACGTGGCGGTGCTCCCACTCCCCCAGCGGGCCCTTGGCCATGCGGTCCGTGAAGTAGTGCGGCGGGTCCCACTCCCCGTGCTCAGCGGTCCAGGGCAGGTGGACCATGCCGAACGTGCCCGGCACGGACACCCCCAGTTTGGCCTCGGAACCGGGTTCGATCCCGTCCGAGGGCGCCTGGCGCACCTGGTCCGGGCCACCGCCGAACGGCGGGGTCAGACGGGGCAGCGCCCCGGGGCGCTCGTGCCACGCGAACACCTGCTCCCGCGGCTGGGTCAGGCGGGTCTCGTGGACGTATTCGTGGGTCATGGCGCTGCCGTTTCCGTTCACTCGTGGGGCGGGTTGCTGGGGTCGATCAGCCGTTCTGGGGCACCTGGTCCACCAGCTCGTCGTCGCCGGGCTCGGCCGCGGGGGTCACGCGGCGCACCTGGCGCGAGTCCAGGACGCGTTCACGACGCCGCGGCTCCAGTGCCACCGGAGCACCCGTCTCCAGGGACTCCAGGATCGCCGCGTTCACGCGGACATCCAGCAGACCCTCCTCCCCGTCAGGCTCGGGGGCCACCCCCTGGCGCAGGCAGTCCACGAAGTACTGGGTCTCCCCGCCGAACTGCTCCACGGGGTCGTGCGCGAAGCTCTCGGAGGAGCCGTTCTTCGTGAGCGTGTACTCGATGCCGGTGTCCGGGCCGAAACCGAAGCACGGCTCCGCGGAGATCTCGCCCTCGGTGCCGGACACCGTGAAGCGCTCCACGGACTCGGACGCGTAGGAGATGGTGAACTGCGCGAGCCGGTCCCCGGGGAAGGTGAGGGTCACGGCCACGGTGTCGTCGAAGTTGAACTCGCGGCCCGGGGTGCGCACGCCCTTGGCGTAGACCTCCACCGGTTCGTCGTGGAAGAGGTTGCGCACCATGTTTTGCGGGTAGGTGCCCAGGTCCGGGATGGGGCCGCCCCAGTAGCCGGAGTGGCCGCGGTGGTTCTCCTCGGTGATGTCCTGGGAGAACGCGGCGGTGAAGTAGCGGGGGTCCCCGATGACCTTCTGGTCCCGGACCTTCTCGATCATCTCCACCGTGCCCGGCTCCTGGTGCAGGCGGTAGGCGAGCATCAGCGTGGCCCCGCTCTGCTCCGCGGCGTCGATGATGGCCTGGCAGTCCCCCACGGAGGTCTCCATGGGCTTCTCGAGCAGCACGTGGATGCCGGCCTTCAGCGCGGGCTCGGCGAACTCGCGGTGCCGGAACACGGGAGTGGCCACGTAGACGGCGTCCACGTCGCCGGACTCCAGCAGCGCGGGGTACTCCTCGTAGGAGTGCACGGCCACGCCGTACTCCTGGCCCAGCTCCTCGGCCTTCTCCGCGCTGGAGGTCACCAGCGCGGAGAGCTCGGCGCCCTCGGTCCGGTCCAGACCGGGGATGAACGCCTGCTGGGAGATCTGTCCCACGCCCACCACCGCAAAGCGGACCGGGCGGTCGTTCGGGATGCTGGCAACCATGGTGGTGAACCTCCGAGGGGTCGAGACTGCGGGTCACACCCACCCGTCAGTGGGCTGATGACGTGTTCCGCGTCCACTGTAGGCAGGCCCTCCGGCGCGTGTCAGCGCCCGTTCACCCACCGCGCACAGGCGCGGCATCCTCGCCGTTTCCCCGTGCCCGTCACCCGTTGTGGACCCGCCCCCGCCTCGTCCCGTGCGCCGTCCCGCACGACGACGCCGCCGCGGCCTTCCCTGCGCGGGCGCCCCGGGGTTCACCCTCCGGCCCTACAGCTCCCGCGCGTTGGCCAGCACCGGGATGGACGTCCGGGTGCGCTCCACGAGGTCCATGTCCAGGTCCACGACCGTGTAGTCCGGGGCGTCCCCCAGGGAGGCCACCACGGATCCGTCCGGGGCGGCGACGAGGCTGTGCCCCACCCCGCGCGGGGCCTTCTCCGGGTTCTCCACCCCCGCGGCGAGCGGGTTCGCCTGGCCCACGGCCACCACCCAGGAGGTGGTGTCCAGTGCGCGGGCGCGCGCCAGCAGCTCCCACTGCTCCACCTTGCCCGGCCCGTCACCCCAGGACGCACCGACCACGGTGACCGTGGCGCCGTCGTGCGCGAGCCGGGTGAACAGGCGCGGAAAGCGGATGTCGTAGCACGTGGCCACACCCACGGTGGTGCCCCCCACGGGGAAGGTGACCGGTTCGTCGCCGGGGTCCACGGTGTCGGACTCCAGGAAGCCGAACGCGTCGAAGAGGTGGATCTTGGCGTAGCCGCGCACGGCGCCGTCCGGCAGGGCGATCAGCGTGGTGTTGCGCACGCGCTCGCCGTCCCCGGGGGTGAACATGCCCGCGACGATCGCCACCGAGTGCTCGTGCGCGAGATCGGCGACGGCGCTCGCCCACGGCCCGTCCAGCGGCTCGGCAACGTCCGTGAGGCGGCGCCCGAACGCGAACATCGTGGCCTCGGGGAGTACGAGCAGGCCCGCGCCGTCCTTGCCCGCGCGCCGCGCGAGATCCGCTACGGCCCGCAGGTTTTCCGCGGGGTCGTAGGTGCTGAGCAGCTGTCCGAGGGCGATGCGCATGCCTGCCACCCTAGAGGCCCCGGCAGCCTGCGGAAAGAGCAAAGCACGCCAGTGGAACGGTGTCGTCCGTGCGGGATCTGTGCTTATCCTCGAGACCCGCGCCGGGCCCCCGGCACGGGCGTCGACCCCGGAACGAGGACTGCATGGCCCGCAACCGGACCGCTCTCTTCGCCGTCTCGGCCGCGTGGCTCGCCGTGCTGCTCGCGGTGGTTCTCGGCCTCGTGCTGGGCGGACCGATGGTGCCCTTCGCGGTCCTCGTGGGGATCGTCGCGGTGGCCGTCACCGGGTTCTGGGCCGTGCGCCTCAACCGCGGCCAGCAGTAGTCGCGGGGTCCTGCTCAGGCGTTGCGCGCGATCTTCACCGCGCTGACGATCAGCGGGATCTGCAGCGGCAGCCGCCCGTACGCGATCGCCTGCCGGGCGGGTGCCGCATTGCGCGAGTCCCACGCCATCTTCATGTTCCCCGGCCACACGCCCACGAACAGCGCTGCGGACACCGCCCCGCCGATCCTGCGAGTGCGCGGCACGAGCAGCAGCGCCGCGGTGGCCAGCTCCGCATATCCCGAACCGAGGGACCACTGCCGCGCGGTGCCCGGCAGCTGCTCCGGGATCAGCGCGTCGAACGGTTGCGGTTTCACCAGGTGCAGCACGCCCATCCCGGTCAGAGCCAGCCCGGAGAGCACGGCGGAGCGGTTGGCCTTGCGGCGAGTGGTCGTCAGTGTCCTGTTCATCCCCTCACCGTACCCATGCGCCTCGCCGCGGGGTTCGCAGGTCCACCCGCAGCGGTCGGCGACGCCGCTCGCGCCCACCGCGCGCCGCACCCGTGACCCTCGGGCCCAGCGCTCCGTTCGGCGCGGGGCCGCCCACCCCTCGAGGACACCTGCCGTACCCGCAGCTGCGGGCAGGCCGTCGGAGAACTCTGCCGGGCGGCGTCGTTCCCAGCGCCGGACGCGCGCCCTACGCTGGGAGGCGAGCAGCGACGTCGTCGAACGAGGAGGCGGTCATGGACCCCTTTGTGACCCCGCAGTGGCTGGCCGAGCACCGGGACGAGGTGGTGCTCGCGGACGCGCGGATGTACCTGGACGGGCGCAACGCCGAGGCCGAGTACCTGCAGGGGCACCTGCGGGGCGCCGTGTTCGTGGACGTGGGCGCGGACCTCGCGGAGCACGGGCGCCCCGAGGGTGGCCGGCACCCGCTGCCCACGCCCGAGCACTTCGCTGCGGCCATGTCCCGCGCGGGCATCGGGGACTCCACCACGGTGGTGGCCTACGACGACGCCGGCGGCGTGATGGCCGCGCGTCTCGTGTGGATGCTGCGCACCACCGGCCACCGTGCCGCCCTGCTGGACGGCGGCCTGGACGCCTTCCCCACCGACGAGCGGGAGCGGCACCGCACCGTGCTGCCCACCGCCGAGTTCACGCCCGCCCCGTGGCCGCGCGAGGCACTGGCCACCATTGACGAGGCGACCCACGGTCCCGTGGTGGTGGACGCCCGGGACCGCACGCGCTTCGCCGGGCACACCCCGGACCCCGTGGATCCCCGCTCCGGGCACATCCCCGGTGCCGTGAACGTGCCGTGCCGCGAGCACCTGCGGGAGGACAGGACCCTGCAGCCCGTCGAGGCGCTGCGGGAGCGTTTCGAGGCCGCCGGGGTCACGGACGCCTCCCGGATGATCTCCTACTGCGGCTCCGGGGTCACGGCGTGCCACAACCTGCTCGTGGCCGAGCACGCCGGACTGGGCAACGGGCGACTGTTCCCCGGCAGCTGGTCCCAGTACTCCCACACGGACCGCCCGGTGGAGACGTCCCCCACCAGCTGAACCGACCGTCAGGCTACTGACACACTCCCCACCGCAGTGCCAAGATGGAGCACACGACAGTGGCTCAGGCCACCCCGACAGCAGGAGGCATCACATGACTCAGCAGCCCGAGAACACGGACCCCATCGCGTCGGCAGGCCAGATCGACGACCCCGACCAGCCCACCACGGTGCACGGCAAGGACGACTCCCGCGCCGGGCGCGACACCCAGCCCGACGAGAGCTCGGCGGACGGGGACCCCGAACAACCGGGCTCCCGGCACCGTTCCGCCGGGGCGCCCGTGCGGGGCGACGCCGCCACGGCCACCTCCGCGCCCCACGGCACCGCCCGGGACGGTCGCACCGTCGAGGACGAGCACGGGGGCAAGCCCCCCAAGGCCCTGCGCGAGACCGGCTTCCCGGTCGTGGAGGAGGGCACGGTGGATGCCCAGCACAGCCGCGATGTGGACTCCGAGGCACTGGCCGGGACCCGCAAGTTCCAGCCGCGCCCCGGGGACGCCAACCCCAACATCTCCGACAATCCGCAGGACCGCCTGGACCACGCCGGCCAGTCGGAGCACGCCCGCGGAGCCGGTGAGCGCGCGTCCGGCGAGGGTGCCCGCTCCGGTGCGGACACCGTCCGGGACGAGACCGCTGCGGCGGCCCACGTGGCCGGTCCCCGCGGGGGCGTGCCGGACGGGGCCGTGCATGTGGAGGCGGATGCGTCCGAGACCGGGCGCCGCGTCTCCGGTGGGCCGGGCGCGGAGCACAACACTGCGGACGGGCATGACCCCCGGGCCGGGGACGAGGACAACGACGCCTCGCAGTACCAGGACCCCCGGGACGTGCCCGAGGTGGAGCCCGTGCGCCACTCCCAGATGGTGGAGGACCGCGTGCAGGAGCAGGAGCGGGACTACGACCTCGGCACCACCGAGGACGGCGAGCGCTACCTCACACCGAGGGACACCCCGGAGGTCTGAGCACCTCAGCCCTCGAGGGCCCGCCCGACCCTGGGCAGGCCCGTCCACGCCCGGCCGGAACGCCTTCCGGCCGGGCGTCGTCGTGCTCGGCGCCGGGACCGCCCGCGGCTCATCGGACAGGTTGTCCCCCGAAGAGCGGTGACTTCTTGCCCGCGCATCACCGCAGGTCAGCTCGGGAAACTCTGCCGATCGGCGGGCACTGTATGCAGGTGCATCATCACGACTCGGTTACGGCCCCGATGTGATCTTGCGCTCGCCGCCCCCGGTTGCGAATCTGTTTGCTATGGCGAAGCGAATTCACTCCCGGACGTGGCTGGCCGCGGCCGCGGTCCTCGGCGCGGTCGCGGTGACCGGATGTGCGGGCGGGCCCTCCCCGGAGCCCCAGGGAACCACTGCGACGAGCAGTCCCGCGAGCGCGGGCGGCTCCACGGAGAGCGCGCTGCCGCAGGCGCAGGGCGTGACCCCGGCGGAGGCGAACAGCGCCGACACCTACGAGCTCACGCAGTCGTACACGGACCCGGACAAGCTGTTCACGGTCAAGTACCCCAAGGACTGGACCGCGCAGCAGAACCGGGGCTACCTGGAGCTCACGAGCCCGAACGGGAAGGTCACCGGAACGGTGGCCTCCACCAAGGCCCGCCCGCCCAAGGGGGACTGGTTCACCCGGCCGTCCCATCCGCTGATCGGCCACGAGACGCCCCTCGGTGAGCAGCTGAAGACCAAGGTGTACACGTACGCGAGCTACATCGCCGCGCCCTCACGCAAGGACACGGGAGACTCCGTGCTGTGGGGCCTCACCGAGTCCGACAACAAGGGGATCGTGCACCTGAAGAACAAGGGCAACCCTGCGGAGCTGTGGGCGGAATTCCACTACGGCCCGGTCAACGAGGGCAACCGGCCACTGTCCCAGCGCAAGGGCGTGGAGCTGGTCAACGAGATCAACCAGACGGACGATGCCGGCACCGTGGACGCGATCCTGAAGTCCGTCCGCGCCGGCGCGTAGGGTCCCCCATCACCCACGGTCCGTCATTGCGGGGCACACCGAGCGGGGAGAGGAACCGGCGCGGTCATCCTGGCAGCACACCGAGCACCACGTTCACCGTGGCCGCCAGGATGACCGTGCTGAAGATGTAGGACAGCAGGCAGTGGCGCAGGATGATGGCGCGCAGGCCCGTGGTCACCACGTTGTTGTCCGAGACCTGGAACGTCATGCCCAGGTTGAAGGAGAAGTACAGGAAGTCCACGTAGCGCGGCGCGTCCTGGGTGTTGAAGTCGATTCCGCCCGTGGGCTTTTTGTAGTACTCGTGGGCGTAGCGCGCCCCGTACATCAGGTGCAGCATGGCCCACGTGAGCAGGATGCCCAGCAGCCCCAGCACGGCTCCGGTGGTGCGGGCCTCGGTGCCTCCGCGCACCAGGATCACCATGATGGTCAGAAGGTTCACCAGGGACAGCGCCACCACGAGAGCCTCCTGCACGATGGGCTGGAAGTCCTCCCGCACGGAGTTCTCCCCGGTGCGCTCGGCGGACATGGGCCACAGCACGGACACCGCCATCACCACGTAGGCCAGGGACACCGCGCACGCCCCCACCAGCGCCACCAGCAGCCCGTCCAGGAACAGTGCCGAGGCGGCCCCGGCGGCCACCCCGATCACCACTGCGGCGGCAAGTCGCACGTGGGCGGAGATGGGCCGCCGGTCGGTCGTCGTCATGCGTCCAGGCTAGTGGGCGCGCCCGGGCGGCGTGGCGGCGTCGTTGCGGTGACTCCGGTGCAGGCGCGGCCGCGCGCCCGCTCCGGCAGGTCCGTGAGGCAGGGTGCTCAG from Kocuria rhizophila DC2201 includes these protein-coding regions:
- a CDS encoding sensor histidine kinase, which produces MAAHIRLARWVEDHPHQSNAVLMVLGGVVTAFFSALSLGDTRTWWFTLACWIPLFFRRVNPVATAYCVGALSLLGLLVLNVAPIGLCLWAVPCVVYTAAKLSPTPAGRRVYAAALLGSVVLGVRSNHWFLFMFDGYSTLEWALAGTMFTVVTAAIVTVAFLAGDLARGRRRRREQLEDRARRLEVEREQEVRLAAQDERARIAREMHDVVAHSLSVVIAQADGARYAASSTPEVAVETLGTIAETARGSLAEMRKLLGVLRTEDGTGTAPVPQLEQIEHLVASVRAAGLPVEYLVSGDAHLSPGAQLTLYRVVQETLTNALKHAWQATSVRIVLEHRDTGSAVEIINDGAGAVTRAPGGGFGLQGLRERVGLYGGTLSAGPHPERTDVFVVRATLPGEET
- a CDS encoding DUF3817 domain-containing protein — protein: MSPRKLYRTAATAEAVTWALLILGMLAKYVLHAGDLPVRVGGGIHGFVFLSYCVATVVVWTDRRWPASTGVVGLLLSIVPFATVPFERHVERRGLLADSWRVAPAGRSTAHDDAARPASSATSPQRGAGSGSPEGTAATAASAPVAGDVTGREPARTPAEKLLAVILRWPVLSGLALLVFVVLLFAALLTAGPPTQWFN
- a CDS encoding hemolysin family protein, giving the protein MTTSTAIIILVLLLAGNAFFVASEFAVVSARRDQLEPLAAEGSSSAKYALKGIENVSTSLAATQLGITACSLLIGAAGEPAIAHLIEVPMHWLGVPEALMHPIALVIALLIVTFLHMILGEMVPKNIAIAVPSRVAQVLGPVLHGFVVVFRPFIWIMNATANQLVRWLFRVEPKDEVASAFTSDDVRGFVAESGREGLLDNDEIRLLTGALNFENKTAADVALPLTGMRTVPSDITVSGVELLCAETGYSRFPVRDADERLAGYIHAKDVLGLPETARERPIPPAIVRRFARVAPGDKLRKVTRTMQAKGAHFALVGEVARDSRTSDESVYIVALEDVLEELVGEVRDATSKPDQEDAA
- a CDS encoding hemolysin family protein, which produces MLTAWLLLLVFIFLVLANALFVAVEFAFLTVDRQAVQRAQQSGDKLAGTIEQSLKKTSTNLSGAQLGITVTSLMAGFLTGPSLGELFSEGLGWAGVPDAAAVGIATTAAFIVATFTQMVFSELVPKNWAIADPMRVTRVVVLPQKLFMVVFGWLVSLLNSSANAVLRMLGFTPTEDVANARTAEELASVVSRSGREGTLDAGTAELVARSIEFGDRTAADVMRPRPRVTFLDADDTVEHMLLTASETGHSRFPVTGESVDDIVGVVHYTHALAVPFDERAVVRVSDVCVPADVVSESMTLDPLMRQLRVKGLQMAVVVDEYGGTAGIVTLEDLIEEIVGEIDDEQDTRVQRFRRTRDGGLVVSGLLRPDELGDVLRVDMPEGEESDTLGGLMAEELDRLPRVGDTLTVEAVDHYHRDEDDLPTKAEIRLDVMRMDQHRVDRILVHRVGGNPDERGGSTTSTAWQPPGRPDPLGGDGREPETAEEFRASQGENRGAPGFHRDEDVSQEDPNEEQR
- a CDS encoding TIGR01777 family oxidoreductase, with product MTHEYVHETRLTQPREQVFAWHERPGALPRLTPPFGGGPDQVRQAPSDGIEPGSEAKLGVSVPGTFGMVHLPWTAEHGEWDPPHYFTDRMAKGPLGEWEHRHVFEETEAGGTLIQDRVTVRPLPQWAGRLNDVGERVMTPQLNRIFAYRERQLKADLAFHDQHDGPRLTIAVAGSSGLVGTQVCALLETGGHTVIRMKRGASTGDGVIGWDPDKGVLNPHDLEGVDVVVHLGGASIATRFTAENKKKIMNSRVDSTELLVRALGQVPAEKRPRALVVSSAVGYYGTGRGDEVLTEDSPSGDGFLAEVCRAWERAAHGATAYGMRVVNIRTGLVLSPTGGLLKPQLPLMEAGLSGPLGGGQQWQSWIGLDDMAGAVAHLALSEDAEGPFNVAAPQPVRQKQFAKTVAGVLHRPAVVPTPLAGPKALLGTQATEELVAASQRVDVSKLLASGYRFRTEDLRSCAQHILGRTD
- a CDS encoding Gfo/Idh/MocA family protein, with the protein product MVASIPNDRPVRFAVVGVGQISQQAFIPGLDRTEGAELSALVTSSAEKAEELGQEYGVAVHSYEEYPALLESGDVDAVYVATPVFRHREFAEPALKAGIHVLLEKPMETSVGDCQAIIDAAEQSGATLMLAYRLHQEPGTVEMIEKVRDQKVIGDPRYFTAAFSQDITEENHRGHSGYWGGPIPDLGTYPQNMVRNLFHDEPVEVYAKGVRTPGREFNFDDTVAVTLTFPGDRLAQFTISYASESVERFTVSGTEGEISAEPCFGFGPDTGIEYTLTKNGSSESFAHDPVEQFGGETQYFVDCLRQGVAPEPDGEEGLLDVRVNAAILESLETGAPVALEPRRRERVLDSRQVRRVTPAAEPGDDELVDQVPQNG